The Christiangramia salexigens genome includes the window GGTGAATGTAGTGAAGGTAGATATCAAAAGGGAAGAAGCGATCACTGGGATTGAATTGATGAAAGAGGAGTTGGAAACATTAAAAAGACAGTTCAATTTTCTTTTGAATAGAACTGCAGATGCCGAAGTTATTATTCAAAATGATTTGGAATTAGATGCTACTCAAGCACTTTTAACTTCGGCGGAAAACGCGAATTTCCAGGATCACCCCGATGTTGAAATGCTGGAAAAAGAAAAGCAGGCTTTTGAGAATGAACAACTTGTTGCTAAAAAAATGGGTTTGCCAATGATTGGCCTTGGTGTAGATTATACTGTGATAGGCAAGCGTATGGATGCGAATCCTATGGACAACGGGCAGGATGCGATCATGCCTATGCTGTCTGTAAGTTTGCCGATCTTCCGTAAGAAATACAATGCGAGAATAGAAGAATCCAAGCTTATGGCTCAGGCTACAGTTCAGCAGAAAACGGCGGCCATTAATGACCTTAAGAGTGAATTTGAAATGGCTTCCTATAAATTGAAAAAGTCAGAACGCCTTATACAGCTTTATGATAAACAGATAGAAAGTTCCGGCCAGGCCAATAAGTTGTTGATCTCGGGCTTTAGCAATGCAAACTCCGATTTCGAGGAGGTCTTACAGATGAATCAGGATGTTCTGATGTTTCAGACAGAAAAAATAGCGGCAATGGCTGAGGCTTATAAAGCAGCCGCAAAACTTCAGTTTTTACTATTTAAAAACACTTCAGATGAAAACGAATAAAAAGAATATAATAACAGGTATAGTTATACTTATTGCCGGAATGCTTTTAGGTTGGCTATTTTTTGGAGGAAACGGCAACGAAGCAAATGAGAATGATGAGCACCAGCATTCTGCTTCCGAACAGGATCAAGTTTGGACCTGTTCTATGCACCCTCAGATAAGGCAGCCCGATCCGGGAGATTGTCCTATTTGCGGAATGGATCTTATTCCTCTAAGTGTGGAGGAGAATTCACTGGATGCCGACATGTTCAAACTGAGTGAAAATGCAATGAAATTGGCCAATATTTCTACCATGACGGTGGGAACCGGCGAGGCTAGTAAAGAACTTAGATTGAACGGGAAAGTTGAGGTAGATGAAAGAAGTTCATACACGCAGGCTACACATATTCCGGGGAGGATAGAACAATTAAATGTGAATTTTACCGGAGAAAAAGTAAGCAGGGGTCAAAGCCTTGCTATCGTGTATTCTCCGGCACTTGTAACTGCACAGGAAGAACTGTTGCAGGCCCAGGATATTAGAGAAAGTCAGCCGGAACTATTTGCTGCAGCGAAACAAAAATTAAGAAACTGGAAGATCAGCGATTCGCAGATAGAAAGAATGCTAAGCAGAGGTGAGCCAATTGAAAGATTTCCTATCACTGCAGATGTTAGCGGCGTTGTGACAGAATTAATGGCTGAACAGGGAGATTATCTTGAACGTGGGATGCCGGTTTATAAGATCGCCAATCTGGATAAGCTATGGATCCTTTTCGATCTTTATGAAACCGATCTTAACTGGGTTAAAGAAGGGAGTAAAATAGAGTATACAGTACAATCTATTCCGGGGAAAACTTTCGAGGGGAAGATAGACTTCATCGATCCGTTATTGAATAATAACACAAGAGTGGCAACTGCCAGAATAGAAGTATCAAATAAGGATGCTAAACTTAAGCCTGGTATGTTCGTGAGCGGAATCGTAAAAAACGATCTGGCAGGGGCTAAGGCCAAGGAAATGGTGATCCCAAAATCGGCCGTATTATGGACAGGGGAAAGATCTGTGGTTTACATCAAGGAAGATGCAGAGACGGGTGCAGGTTTTAAACTGAGAGAGATCACCCTGGGACCTGCATTGGGAGATTCCTATGTGGTACAGGACGGACTTAAGGAAGGTGAAGAGATCGTGGTGAACGGAACATTTACTGTAGATGCTGCCGCACAGTTGCAGGGAAAAACTTCTATGATGAATCCAAAGACTGAAGAGCCAAATGCCGATGCCATGATGATGAAAATGGATATTCCACAAACATATCAGGCGCAATTCACTCCGGTACTTGCAGAATATTTTAAACTGAAAGATGCTCTGGTCGCTTCAGATGCTGAAAAGGCTAAAGCTGAAGCTTATAAAATGCTGGAATTGCTTAATAAGACTAAAACTGCTAAGCTGGAAGGGATGATTAAAAGCCACCTTTCAAAAGTAAAGGATATGCTGCAGGCGATCTCAGAAATTAATAAGATCGAGAATCAACGGGATCATTTTATAATTCTTTCAGAAAATATGGTGGCGCTGGCTTCTAATATGAATTTCGAAGGGAATCCTGTTTATGTCCAGTTTTGCCCAATGGCCAACAACAACAAAGGCGCAAACTGGATAAGTCTTAGCTCTGATGTTCGTAATCCTTACTATGGAGATGCCATGCTAACTTGTGGAGAGATTAAGGATACACTAAAATAACCTGTATTTAGTTTTCTAAATAATTGAGACCCTGCCAAAAAATGGCGGGGTTTCCTGTTTTAAGGCCCTAATTGTTAAAAATTTAAAACAACCGAAAATCTTTTATTAATAGGTTAACAACGAGTTCCTTATCATCGTTTTACCTTGGGATTTCTAACTAATAACCAATAAATCAGCTAATCTATAAGTTGAATATGGAAGACCATATTCTTTTGATTTTTCAAAAAAAATAAACATGGACTCTAAAAAACACAATCAACATAAAAAGAAAGGTAATTACGGCAAGTTCTTTTTAATGCTGGGCTTATCATTTGTTGCGATGTACATCACCATGTATTTTAATACTTATGAATTTGATCATGTGTATTTTAGTCTTACGCGATTTTATATGAGCTGTTTAGGGATCGCTGCAATGGCCGTAATTATGCTATCTCTTATGAAGAGTATGTATAAAGACAAAAAAAAGAACATAGCTATTTATGTGGGTAGTCTTGTACTATTTGTAAGTGCTTTGGGGCTGGTTAGAACACAGAGGCCAATAATTGGTGACGTGCTTTATATGAAGGCTATGATCCCTCACCATTCTATCGCTATTCTTACCAGTAAAAGAGCAGATATAGAAGATCCTGAAGTTAAAAAACTTGCTGATGAGATCATTAAGGCTCAGGAAAAAGAGATCGCCCAAATGAAAAAAATGATAGACAGATTAAAACAACAGGAAAAATAGAAATTTATTAACCTCAATTATAAACAACCAGAAAAATTGAAAATTATGAAAAATGTTTTAAAATTTACATTAATCAGTGCATTCGGACTTTTATTAACAAGCTGCGGGACAACCAGAACTGCACCGGAAGCAATGGCGGAAAATGAATTTAGAAATCAGGTTTACAAAGAGATTGTAAGCGATCAGTCAAAATTCACAGAGTTCATGCAAGTGGTGCATAATAACGATGAAGCCGAAAAATGGTTACTGAAAGATCATTTCCAGATGATGGAAAATGGGAAAATGAAAGCGGTGATGGAGAAGAATCCTGAGATGAAGGAGAAGATGAAGAAGATGATGCATGAAAAAATGGAGAACGATCCTGAGATGCAGAAAAAGATGCAGGATAAGATGAAAGCCAAAATGATGGAAGATCCTGAAATGAAACAAGCTATGATGCAGGATATGCATACAAAAATGAAGGCTAATCCGGAAATGGCAGATAAAATGATGGATCAAATGATCCAGTTCCTACATGAGAACCCTGAACTGATGGAGAAAATGAAAGCTAAAATGAAGGCACATCAGGAAGAAATGAAGGCCGGAAAAAAGAAATAGGCATATAAATACTAATATCTCATTAGTGAATATTGCTTTTACCAATCCTGCGAAATCGCAGGATTGGTTGTTTTACAGAAAAATAATTAAATATAAAATAAGCTATGAATTACTATTTTAATAAAACGGTCAATGGAGAATTTGATGAGGTGATAGAGAAAGTCACCAATGAATTGGAAAAAGAAGGTTTTGGTGTGCTAACTGAGATCAATGTGACCGAAACTTTAAAGAAAAAGCTGGATGTAGATTTTAAGAATTATCGAATTTTGGGGGCTTGTAATGCGCCTTATGCACACAAGGCACTTCAGGCAGAAGATAAGGTTGGCACCATGCTACCATGTAACGTGATCGTCCAGGAAATTGAAAAGAATAAGATCGAAGTCGCTGCCGTAAATCCCAGGGCATCCATGCAATCTATTGAAAATAAAGAGTTAGAAAATATTGCATCGGAAATCCAAAAAAAGCTCGAAAAAGTCATCTCGAGTTTATAATTTCGCAGAATATAAATCTGAAATTAATAATAAATGAAAATTTTAAAATCGTTTAGCCTTGCCATAGTAGGTCTTAGTTTGATCGCCACATCTTGCAAGGATAATAAAAATGAGGCGGGGCAGGAAGAGATGAAAACCCAGGAGAAAGAAATGAACCATAAAGAAATGGATCATGGAAATATGGATCATAATGAAATGAACCATGATGATATGGCTTCAGATATGGGCGGCAAAGCAAAAGCCGAGTTTAAAAGCGAAGCCACTGCAGCAATTTTCCAGCATTATATTCATGTAAAGACAGCACTTGTAAATTCCAATATGGAAGAAGCTAAAAAAGGTGGTGAAATGTTGTCAAAAGCTATAGCAGATTCTAATAAAGAAGCTAAAGTTATTGCTGAAAAGATCGCTCAGGCTGGAGATATCGAATCTCAGCGTAAAGCTTTTTCAGATCTTACTGCTCAGATGGAAAATATCCTGAAAGGAGCACTTAGTTCCGGAGAGGTTTATATGCAGTATTGCCCTATGGCCTTTAATAATAAAGGCGGTTATTGGATCTCTGCAGAGAAGGAAATTAAAAATCCATACTTTGGAGATAAGATGCTTAATTGCGGAGCTACAAAATCTGTAATTCAGTAATTGTAATAATTTAGAGGCTATCTTATTTTGATTAATATAGGGTAGCCTCTTTTTTTAATATCCGATTGATTTCCCAGTTTCTCTTTGTAAAAGATTTGAAGCAAAGCGAATTCCACTTCTCACAACATAAACCTTTTTCTAATTTTCTTCTTTTTATCCGGAAAGGTTAACATCCCGATTACTCATATTTTTGAGTAAGTTTTCTTATTATGCAGATTTCTTTAATGGGGTTTAGTAAGTATTTTCATGCAAACTTCAATCAATTCTGATAATTTCGTTTAGGTTGTATTTCTGCTGCATAACAGGATATTTCTCTTTATAAACTCCCTTTCAGTAAGATAAAGGACCCGTTAAAAGGAGTAATCACGCATCACTGTTTATAATAAATTTCCTCTTTTAACTTTTCATCTATATTAGAATGAATTTCATCTAATATTTTATTTTTGCAATTACACGAAAAATCTAAATTTATTACTACATAAAATTAAATGATAGTTAAGAGAAAAACAGCCATGAATATCCGGCAAGCCCACCGGTATCTTGGAATATTTATTGGAATTCAATTTATTATGTGGACGGTTAGCGGTCTTTATTTTAGTTGGACCGACCTTGATGAGATACATGGAGATCATTTCAAGAAAGAGCAACCGGTTCAAGCTTCCTATTCCGAGCTAAAAAGTCCGTCAGAGGTTTATCCTATAGATGAGATTACGACTTTGGGAATCAGAGAAATTTCAGGGGAGCCATTTTACTATATCAATGAAAAGGAACTTGTAAATGCCCGTACTGGTGAAGTAATAGATAAGATAAGTGAGCAGGATGCTCTATCCATAGCTGGCAGGTTCATGAAAGATGATCTTGAAGTATCCGGTGTCTCCCTTATAACCGAAACCGGTGACCATCATGAATTTAGAGGAAAGCTTCTTCCGGCTTATGTGATTTCTTACAAGACCGATGAAAATCTAAAAGCTTATATTGGTGCAACCAATGCAGAGTTCACTACCGTAAGACACAGAGACTGGAGATGGTTTGATTTCTTATGGATGACGCATACTATGGATTATGAAGGCAGGGATGATTTTAATAATATCCTGCTTAGGTCCTTTTCTGTGCTGGGACTTATAACCGTATTAAGTGGTTTCCTGTTATGGTATATTTCATCGCCAACGGTTAGAAAAATAGTACAGCCTAAGAAGAAGAAAAAGAAGAAAAAAAATAGAAAATAAGATGATTAAAAAAAGTTATTTTATAGGTGCCGCACTGGCTTTTGGTTTATTAATTACTTCATGTGGAGATGGTAAACAGAAAGATGGTTCTGAAGCTGGTGCAGAGATTGAAAAAAAGGAAGAGGTTGCGGAAGATATTTCCAAACCTTTAACTGCGAAATTTAAGAGCGATACGATTCTTAAGGTCTATAAGAATTACCTTTTAATTAAGGATGCTCTTGTAGAGGAAAAGATCTCTGAAGTTAAAGACGCAGCTAATAATATTGTTGAGGCCTACGGAGCTAAGGCTTCAGATAATGAGGTGGCCTTAAGAGCCAAGAGAATAGCCGGGTCTGGCAATATCTTTGAACAAAGAGATCATTTTTCTGGCTTGACAAAAGCTATGGATGAGGTTCTTAAAGCGAACATAAGTGCCGGGAAGATACATAAGCAATATTGCCCGATGGCCTTCGGCGGAAAAGGAGGATACTGGTACTCCAATGAAGAGCAGATCAGAAATCCATATTATGGAGATAAAATGCTGAAATGCGGCCGAATTGAAGAAACTATTCAATAAGAAAAAAGGCGGGTTAAGTATTTAACTCGCCTTTTAAATATAAATTATTACAATATTGGAAACGGGAAGCTTACATATTAAGAACATGGTGTGTCACCGATGTATCATGACCGTTGAAAATATTCTTCAAAAGCTTGATGTAGCCTATTCTGATATTCAGCTTGGGGAAGTTCGCCTCAAAGAGGCGGTTGATAGCAAGACCATAGAGGATTTAAGAACCGAATTCGAAAAAGTAGGATTTGAGCTTATAGAGGATCGTGACCGGAGATTCATCAATAAAATCAAGTCGGTGCTTATAGAAGAAGTGTATTCCGATGATCCCGCTACAACCAAACTATCAGCAATTTTAACCGGTAAACTCAACTACGACTACAGCCATATCTCCCATATCTTTAAAGAGAATGAGGGTCAAAGCATTCAGAAATTCTATAATGCTTTGCGAATTGAAAGAATTAAGGAATTGCTGGAGTATGATGAAACTGATATTTCTCTCATCGCCGATAAAATGGGGTACTCTACCGCAGCCTACCTTTCCACTTCTTTTAAAAAAGCTACAGGCTATACTCCCTCTGAATATAAAAATCGACGCATGAAGACCCGCGGAAGCATCGATTCTGTTTAAACTTTCATAAATTCTGAAGTTTTAAAAAATCTTTAGGAGCTACTTAGCCTATTATTTTGTTTCTTGATTCTAATGATGCATATCATTGAATATTAAAAGGAAACAACATGGAAGAACTACTTATAATTGGAGGAATTCTCTTATATCTCTTTACCGTTCTGGATATAATTCAAACCACACTCTCTATGCAGGGCGGAGGTTGGATTACCAGTAGGTTTGCCCATATATTCTGGAAGACATTATTAAAGGTTTCGGGTGGTAATGGCAGGGCAAAGATATTATCGCATGGAGGCTATTTCCTTCTGATTTATATCGTGCTTATCTGGGTTTTTCTTCTTTGGCTGAGTTTTGTTCTGCTTCTATCCTCAGATGTGGGTTCTGTACTTAATAGTTCAACCAAAGCACCAGCAGATATTTGGGAAAAAATTTATTATGCTGGTTTTACGCTTTCCACCCTTGGAGTAGGGGATTTTATAGGCTCTACAAATTTCTGGAGAATACTTACCACGATCTATTCCTTTACGGGGCTTATTCTGCTAACAATGTCGGTGACCTATTTTATCCCGGCCCTCACGGCGGTCATTGAGCAAAGAAAAATGGGGATAAGATTGAGGAACCTGGGCGATAGTCCTCAGGATATTCTGCTTAATTGCTGGAATGGGAAGAACTTCGACGAGTTTGTAGAACGCGTTAACGATCTTTCAGAATCACTTGTGCAACACAGTCAAAACCATAGAGCTTATCCGGTGATCCATTATTTTCATAACTGGAAACAAAAGAATGCCCTGATCCTCCAATTGGCTAAATTATATGAAGCGATGTATTTACTCCAACATGAGGTGAAAGAAGAATTAAGACCTTTGGAAAGAGAGCTTAAACCTTTAGAGGTGGCTTTTGAAAATTATTTTGAGGTGATTACCGAGGTAACTCATATCAAGCCCATGGATGAAGCGCCACGATTAGCATATACAACAGAACTTGAAAGACACGGACTTCTCGCCGAGTCATCTAAGAAACTTAAAGTTCCGGAGTATTTAATAGAAAATAGGAGAATCATTCATACGCTGGTAATACAAGATGGATGGAGCTGGGATTTAGTTTAAAAAATCATAAAATTCCTCTATTCTGGTTAAAAAGCTTTAAAACTGAAACATCTTAGCATAATTTTAAAACAGCTTCCCCAAAGTCATTTTTACATTTGAATCATAACCAAAAAAAACAACCAATTATGAGAAATGAAAAATTGATCACTGCATTAGGTAATTGCATAAATCACTGTAATTATTGTGCAGATGCATGCCTTGATGAGGACGATGTGAAAATGATGAAAGATTGCATTAGATTAGATAGAGTTTGTGCTGAAGCCTGCGCGGCCTTAAACCAAACTCTAGCAATTAACTATTCTGATGTAAAAGGCTTAGTGGAATACTGTAAAAAAGTATGTCAGGAATGTGCCGACGAATGTGGAAAGCATGATACTCAGCACTGCAAAGATTGTGCGGCTGCCTGCAAGGAATGTGTGAAAGCATGTGAGGCGTATCTGGCATAGAAGCTGAAAAATTTACTGCCTGAAGGGCTCGCTGGGTACACGATAATGTTGAAGGGTTATAGATGAATCGTGATATTATCCCAGGATGTTCTTCAGGCAGTTTTTTTATTGGGAAGTGTGAAATATGAAAACATTTCCCATAAGTATGAAAGCTTCCGCATCTAACTAAGCTTAATTTTGTCTACTTAACTTAGTGATCATAGATCTTTTAAATCCTGAAATTATGAAACATACCTATAAAATAACGGGCATGACCTGTAAGGGTTGTCGGACTCACGTAGAACAAACTCTGGCAGGCGTAAAAAATGTTGAAGATGTTTCAGTAAATCTTGAAAAAGGGGAAGCCGAAATTAGTATGCGCAAGCATATTGAGCTTGAAAAATTTGAAGCTGCCTTGCAAAAAGCCGGTGGCAACTATCATATTATGATGCCTGGAGCTCATGCTAAGCCAATGAATCACACCTATAAGATCACTGGGATGACCTGTAATGGGT containing:
- a CDS encoding DUF302 domain-containing protein, whose product is MNYYFNKTVNGEFDEVIEKVTNELEKEGFGVLTEINVTETLKKKLDVDFKNYRILGACNAPYAHKALQAEDKVGTMLPCNVIVQEIEKNKIEVAAVNPRASMQSIENKELENIASEIQKKLEKVISSL
- a CDS encoding DUF3347 domain-containing protein; the encoded protein is MKILKSFSLAIVGLSLIATSCKDNKNEAGQEEMKTQEKEMNHKEMDHGNMDHNEMNHDDMASDMGGKAKAEFKSEATAAIFQHYIHVKTALVNSNMEEAKKGGEMLSKAIADSNKEAKVIAEKIAQAGDIESQRKAFSDLTAQMENILKGALSSGEVYMQYCPMAFNNKGGYWISAEKEIKNPYFGDKMLNCGATKSVIQ
- a CDS encoding DUF305 domain-containing protein, which codes for MDSKKHNQHKKKGNYGKFFLMLGLSFVAMYITMYFNTYEFDHVYFSLTRFYMSCLGIAAMAVIMLSLMKSMYKDKKKNIAIYVGSLVLFVSALGLVRTQRPIIGDVLYMKAMIPHHSIAILTSKRADIEDPEVKKLADEIIKAQEKEIAQMKKMIDRLKQQEK
- a CDS encoding potassium channel family protein, whose protein sequence is MEELLIIGGILLYLFTVLDIIQTTLSMQGGGWITSRFAHIFWKTLLKVSGGNGRAKILSHGGYFLLIYIVLIWVFLLWLSFVLLLSSDVGSVLNSSTKAPADIWEKIYYAGFTLSTLGVGDFIGSTNFWRILTTIYSFTGLILLTMSVTYFIPALTAVIEQRKMGIRLRNLGDSPQDILLNCWNGKNFDEFVERVNDLSESLVQHSQNHRAYPVIHYFHNWKQKNALILQLAKLYEAMYLLQHEVKEELRPLERELKPLEVAFENYFEVITEVTHIKPMDEAPRLAYTTELERHGLLAESSKKLKVPEYLIENRRIIHTLVIQDGWSWDLV
- a CDS encoding four-helix bundle copper-binding protein, with amino-acid sequence MRNEKLITALGNCINHCNYCADACLDEDDVKMMKDCIRLDRVCAEACAALNQTLAINYSDVKGLVEYCKKVCQECADECGKHDTQHCKDCAAACKECVKACEAYLA
- a CDS encoding TolC family protein, encoding MKRQSKYIINGLFLVCLLFAGGEIKAQQIEDYLRLGAENNPEVKAAYANFEAALQKAPQMSSLPDPTLTISAFGQMMETRLGPQEARFSLMQMFPWFGKLEAEKNTALLMADAKFQNYLLSRQKLFLDIKTAYAEMYSVSEEIKLREKNLEILDSYRKLALNRFEAGSAPMVNVVKVDIKREEAITGIELMKEELETLKRQFNFLLNRTADAEVIIQNDLELDATQALLTSAENANFQDHPDVEMLEKEKQAFENEQLVAKKMGLPMIGLGVDYTVIGKRMDANPMDNGQDAIMPMLSVSLPIFRKKYNARIEESKLMAQATVQQKTAAINDLKSEFEMASYKLKKSERLIQLYDKQIESSGQANKLLISGFSNANSDFEEVLQMNQDVLMFQTEKIAAMAEAYKAAAKLQFLLFKNTSDENE
- a CDS encoding efflux RND transporter periplasmic adaptor subunit, translated to MKTNKKNIITGIVILIAGMLLGWLFFGGNGNEANENDEHQHSASEQDQVWTCSMHPQIRQPDPGDCPICGMDLIPLSVEENSLDADMFKLSENAMKLANISTMTVGTGEASKELRLNGKVEVDERSSYTQATHIPGRIEQLNVNFTGEKVSRGQSLAIVYSPALVTAQEELLQAQDIRESQPELFAAAKQKLRNWKISDSQIERMLSRGEPIERFPITADVSGVVTELMAEQGDYLERGMPVYKIANLDKLWILFDLYETDLNWVKEGSKIEYTVQSIPGKTFEGKIDFIDPLLNNNTRVATARIEVSNKDAKLKPGMFVSGIVKNDLAGAKAKEMVIPKSAVLWTGERSVVYIKEDAETGAGFKLREITLGPALGDSYVVQDGLKEGEEIVVNGTFTVDAAAQLQGKTSMMNPKTEEPNADAMMMKMDIPQTYQAQFTPVLAEYFKLKDALVASDAEKAKAEAYKMLELLNKTKTAKLEGMIKSHLSKVKDMLQAISEINKIENQRDHFIILSENMVALASNMNFEGNPVYVQFCPMANNNKGANWISLSSDVRNPYYGDAMLTCGEIKDTLK
- a CDS encoding DUF3347 domain-containing protein, with product MIKKSYFIGAALAFGLLITSCGDGKQKDGSEAGAEIEKKEEVAEDISKPLTAKFKSDTILKVYKNYLLIKDALVEEKISEVKDAANNIVEAYGAKASDNEVALRAKRIAGSGNIFEQRDHFSGLTKAMDEVLKANISAGKIHKQYCPMAFGGKGGYWYSNEEQIRNPYYGDKMLKCGRIEETIQ
- a CDS encoding PepSY domain-containing protein; translated protein: MVKRKTAMNIRQAHRYLGIFIGIQFIMWTVSGLYFSWTDLDEIHGDHFKKEQPVQASYSELKSPSEVYPIDEITTLGIREISGEPFYYINEKELVNARTGEVIDKISEQDALSIAGRFMKDDLEVSGVSLITETGDHHEFRGKLLPAYVISYKTDENLKAYIGATNAEFTTVRHRDWRWFDFLWMTHTMDYEGRDDFNNILLRSFSVLGLITVLSGFLLWYISSPTVRKIVQPKKKKKKKKNRK
- a CDS encoding AraC family transcriptional regulator, producing the protein METGSLHIKNMVCHRCIMTVENILQKLDVAYSDIQLGEVRLKEAVDSKTIEDLRTEFEKVGFELIEDRDRRFINKIKSVLIEEVYSDDPATTKLSAILTGKLNYDYSHISHIFKENEGQSIQKFYNALRIERIKELLEYDETDISLIADKMGYSTAAYLSTSFKKATGYTPSEYKNRRMKTRGSIDSV